One part of the Lotus japonicus ecotype B-129 chromosome 2, LjGifu_v1.2 genome encodes these proteins:
- the LOC130737513 gene encoding uncharacterized protein LOC130737513, protein MTKVHGTGTYDFRRHRVAEYPVAAEPKPVEWSQKSGGALPSTLTVSEIQRDRLTKIAEENWSKKKKEKAFDAEVVEKIYESELLVKEGQGHKPVPLQRVMILEVSQYLENYLWPHFDPLTATFQHVMSIILMVNEKFRENVAAWVCFHERKDAFKGFLERVLRVKEGRELSIAEKTNYLIFMINAFQSLEDEVVSETVLKLASLKSWYSLSYGRFQMELCLNPSLIKKWKRMIKKESGKGGHHSDQSTAVEVMFLRNLIEEFLEILDSQVFPQRQLSGENDELIDGADFGVVNDACVLYCERFMEFLIDLLSQLPTRRYLRPLVADVAVVAKCHLSALYRHEKGKLFAQLVDLLQFYEGFEINDHTGTQLTDHEVLESHYSRLQAFQLLAFKKMSKLRELSLTNIGSIHKRANLSKKLSVLSPEELRDLVCCKLKLVSKEDPWSERVDFLIEVMVSFFEKQLSQKEAINALPLYPNEQIMWDESVVPSINYSGEGCLALPKLNLQFLTLHDYLLRNFNLFRLESTYEIREDIQEAVPHLQAYINSDGETAFRGWSRMAVPIKEFRITEVKQPNIGEVKPSSVTAKITYSISSYRAHVRSEWDALKEHDVLFLLSIRPSFEPLSAEEEARASVPQKLGLQFVRGCEVTEIRDEEGILMNDFSGRIKRDEWKPPKGELRTVTVALDTAQYHMDVNKIAEKGADDVYGTFNVLMRRKPKENNFKAILESIRDLMNEYCIVPKWLENIFLGYGDPSAAQWTNMPDLLEAVDFKDTFVDADHLRKSFVNYEVSFVNPDGTENLNPRPPFKIKLPRTLKGSIGSHPGGAVPAVDATNDINVVDANHQKEKLIIETYTPPDPGPYPQDQPKQNTVRFTPTQVEAIISGIQPGLTMVVGPPGTGKTDTAVQILNVLYHNCPSQRTLIITHSNQALNDLFEKIMQRDVPARYLLRLGQGEHELETDLDFSRQGRVNAMLVRRLELLSEVERLARSLNLPEDVGYTCETAGYFWLLHVYSRWEQFLAACSENNEKPTFVRDRFPFKEFFFDTPHPVFTGESFEKDMRAAMGCFRHLKTMFQELEECRAFELLKSTADRANYLMTKQAKIVAMTCTHAALKRKDFLQLGFKYDNLLMEESAQILEIETFIPMLLQRQEDGHARLKRCILIGDHHQLPPVVKNMAFQKYSHMDQSLFTRFVRLGIPYIELNAQGRARPSIAKLFNWRYRDLGDLPIVKKEVIFNRANAGFAYDYQLVDVPDYMGKGETTPSPWFYQNEGEAEYVVSVYIYMRLLGYPANKISILTTYNGQKLLIRDVISRRCTPFDYIGAPSKVTTVDKFQGQQNDFILLSLVRTRFVGHLRDVRRLVVAMSRARLGLYVFCRRSLFEQCYELQPTFQLLLKRPDHLALNFSEITSCTERDVEDPGPHIHLVSGIEEMSSIIERLCQEKLRYQFEQNGSHFSHPEPSVNTTDVVQNRQQIVDTDMPEQTDDESEEATNVENHVTGDVPPEDSSMEDVTTGGGSASVANGSPTV, encoded by the exons ATGACGAAAGTGCACGGCACGGGAACATACGATTTCCGCCGCCATAGAGTGGCGGAGTATCCGGTGGCAGCGGAGCCGAAACCAGTAGAGTGGAGTCAAAAGAGTGGCGGTGCTCTTCCCAGCACACTCACAGTATCTGAGATTCAACGTGACAGGTTGACCAAGATTGCAGAGGAGAATTggtcgaagaagaagaaggagaaagcgTTTGATGCGGAGGTTGTTGAGAAAATCTACGAAAGTGAGTTGTTGGTGAAAGAGGGTCAGGGTCACAAACCCGTTCCTTTGCAGAGGGTCATGATCCTTGAGGTTAGTCAGTATCTCGAGAATTACCTCTGGCCCCATTTCGACCCTCTCACTGCTACCTTCCAGCATGTTATGTCCATCATCCTTATGGTCAACGAGAAG TTCCGCGAAAATGTCGCCGCTTGGGTTTGCTTCCATGAGAGGAAAGATGCCTTCAAAGGGTTTCTTGAGAGGGTTCTTCGCGTAAAGGAG GGAAGAGAACTAAGTATAGCAGAGAAGACAAATTACCTAATTTTCATGATAAATGCCTTCCAG AGTTTGGAAGATGAGGTTGTTAGCGAGACAGTCTTGAAACTAGCAAGTTTGAAATCCTGGTATAGTTTGTCTTATGGTCGTTTTCAG ATGGAGCTTTGTCTTAATCCAAGTTTGATCAAGAAATGGAAAAGGATGATAAAAAAGGAATCAGGGAAAGGAGGACACCATTCTGATCAGTCAACTGCGGTTGAAGTTATGTTCTTGAGGAACCTCATAGAAGAATTTCTGGAG ATATTGGATTCACAAGTGTTTCCCCAGAGGCAGTTGTCTGGTGAGAATGATGAACTTATTGATGGTGCTGATTTTGGTGTAGTTAATGATGCTTGTGTCCTTTATTGTGAGAGGTTTATGGAATTTCTTATTGACCTATTGAGTCAATTGCCAACGAGAAG GTATTTGAGGCCTCTAGTGGCTGATGTAGCTGTAGTTGCCAAATGCCACCTGAGTGCGCTCTATAGGCATGAAAAGGGAAAACTTTTTGCCCAATTGGTTGATTTATTACAATTCTATGAAGGGTTTGAGATTAACGATCATACTGGCACACAGTTAACAGATCATGAGGTTCTCGAATCTCATTACAGCCGACTGCAAGCATTCCAGCTACTTGCATTTAAGAAGATGAGCAAG CTGCGGGAACTTTCTTTGACTAACATTGGTTCAATTCACAAGCGCGCTAATCTCTCCAAGAAACTGTCTGTTCTTTCTCCTGAGGAGCTAAGGGATTTGGTTTGCTGTAAG CTCAAACTGGTTTCTAAGGAAGATCCCTGGTCAGAAAGGGTTGATTTTCTTATTGAAGTAATGGTGTCCTTTTTCGAGAAGCAGCTGTCTCAAAAAGAAGCTATCAATGCTCTTCCTCTTTACCCAAATGAACAGATTATGTGGGATGAAAGTGTTGTACCGAGCATAAATTACTCTGGAGAAGGTTGTTTAGCGTTACCAAAGCTTAACTTACAGTTCTTAACACTTCATGACTATCTTCTTCGAAATTTTAATCTCTTTCGACTTGAATCAACATATGAGATACGTGAGGATATTCAGGAAGCTGTACCACATCTTCAAGCATATATCAATAGTGATGGAGAAACTGCTTTCCGCGGTTGGTCAAGAATGGCTGTGCCAATTAAAGAGTTCAGGATCACTGAAGTAAAACAACCCAACATAGGAGAAGTCAAGCCATCATCTGTGACTGCAAAAATTACTTACAGCATTTCCAGTTATAGAGCACACGTTAGGTCAGAATGGGATGCACTAAAAGAACATGATGTATTGTTTTTACTATCTATTCGCCCATCATTCGAGCCTCTTAGTGCAGAAGAAGAAGCCAGAGCTAGTGTGCCGCAGAAGCTTGGCCTACAATTTGTACGGGGATGTGAAGTTACTGAGATTCGTGATGAAGAAGGGATCCTTATGAATGATTTTTCAGGAAGGATTAAACGGGATGAGTGGAAGCCGCCAAAGGGGGAGCTGAGAACAGTAACTGTGGCTTTGGATACAGCACAATACCATATGGATGTCAATAAAATTGCTGAGAAAGGGGCAGATGATGTTTATGGTACATTTAATGTGTTAATGAGGAGGAAGCCAAAAGAAAACAATTTTAAAGCCATCTTAGAATCAATAAGGGATTTAATGAATGAATACTGTATTGTTCCCAAGTGgttagaaaacatttttcttgGCTATGGGGATCCTTCTGCAGCACAATGGACTAATATGCCTGATCTGTTGGAAGCAGTAGATTTCAAAGATACTTTTGTAGATGCTGATCACTTGAGAAAAAGTTTTGTGAATTATGAG GTTTCTTTCGTTAATCCTGACGGCACTGAAAACTTGAATCCAAGGCCTCCTTTTAAAATCAAACTTCCCCGGACGCTCAAAGGAAGCATTGGTTCTCATCCTGGGGGTGCAGTGCCTGCTGTTGATGCAACAAATGATATCAATGTAGTTGATGCTAATCATCAGAAAGAAAAACTAATTATTGAGACATATACTCCACCTGACCCAGGCCCTTATCCTCAAGATCAGCCAAAACAAAATACAGTTAGATTTACACCCACACAG GTTGAAGCAATTATATCTGGCATTCAGCCTGGCCTAACTATGGTTGTGGGGCCACCTGGTACGGGAAAGACTGATACAGCTGTACAAATTTTGAATGTTCTTTATCATAATTGTCCTTCTCAGAGAACCTTAATAATTACTCATTCAAATCAAGCTCTGAATGACCTGTTTGAGAAGATAATGCAG AGAGATGTACCTGCACGATATCTTCTCCGACTTGGTCAAGGAGAACATGAACTAGAAACTGATCTAGATTTTAGTCGACAAGGTCGTGTTAATGCAATGCTTGTTAGACGTCTAGAATTGCTTAGTGAAGTGGAGAGGCTAGCAAGGTCTCTTAATTTGCCAGAGGATGTGGGTTACACTTGTGAAACTGCAGGATACTTCTGGTTGCTTCATGTTTATTCACGCTGGGAGCAATTTCTTGCTGCTTGTTCTGAGAATAACGAAAAGCCAACATTTGTTCGAGATCGTTTTCCCTTTAAAGAGTTCTTCTTTGACACACCACATCCTGTATTTACCGGCGAATCTTTTGAGAAAGACATGCGGGCTGCTATGGGATGCTTTCGTCATCTGAAGACTATGTTTCAAGAACTCGAAGAGTGCCGGGCATTTGAATTACTTAAGTCAACAGCTGATAGGGCTAACTACTTAATGACCAAGCAGGCCAAGATTGTGGCAATGACTTGTACTCATGCAGCTCTGAAGAGGAAAGATTTCCTTCAGTTGGGTTTTAAGTATGACAATTTGTTGATGGAAGAAAGTGCTCAGATTTTAGAAATTGAGACTTTCATACCAATGTTACTCCAGAGGCAAGAAGATGGTCATGCTAGGCTTAAACGCTGCATTCTGATTGGTGATCATCACCAGTTGCCTCCAGTTGTGAAGAATATGGCTTTCCAAAAGTACAGCCACATGGATCAGAGTCTGTTTACTAGGTTTGTCCGTTTGGGCATTCCTTACATTGAGCTAAATGCTCAGGGAAGAGCCAGACCAAGTATAGCTAAACTCTTCAATTGGAGATACAGAGATTTGGGAGACCTTCCTATTGTAAAGAAGGAAGTCATATTCAATAGGGCAAATGCTGGGTTTGCTTATGATTATCAGTTAGTGGATGTTCCAGATTACATGGGTAAGGGGGAGACAACTCCATCTCCATGGTTCTACCAAAATGAGGGAGAAGCAGAGTATGTTGTCAGCGTCTATATATACATGCGTCTGTTAGGGTATCCTGCTAATAAGATATCAATTTTGACTACTTACAATGGCCAGAAACTTTTGATCCGTGATGTTATAAGCCGGAGATGCACTCCATTTGACTACATTGGTGCACCAAGCAAG GTTACTACGGTGGATAAGTTTCAAGGTCAgcaaaatgattttattttgcTGTCTCTTGTGCGAACTCGATTCGTTGGTCACCTACGTGATGTAAGAAGATTGGTTGTTGCCATGTCACGAGCTCGGCTGGGTTTATATGTTTTTTGCCGCCGTTCCCTTTTCGAGCAGTGCTATGAGCTGCAGCCTACATTTCAGCTTCTTCTGAAGAGACCTGACCACCTTGCCCTTAATTTTAGTGAGATTACATCATGTACTGAACGAGATGTTGAAGATCCTGGACCTCATATACATCTTGTCAGTGGCATTGAGGAGATGAGTAGTATCATAGAAAGGCTGTGTCAG gAAAAGTTGAGATATCAGTTTGAGCAAAATGGATCTCATTTTAGTCACCCAGAACCATCTGTTAACACAACAGATGTGGTGCAAAACAGGCAGCAGATTGTGGACACTGATATGCCTGAACAGACAGATGATGAAAGTGAGGAAGCTACAAATGTTGAGAACCATGTGACTGGAGACGTGCCACCAGAAGATAGTAGCATGGAGGATGTTACTACTGGTGGTGGCAGTGCTAGTGTTGCAAATGGGAGCCCAACAGTATAG
- the LOC130736010 gene encoding uncharacterized protein LOC130736010, whose amino-acid sequence MSPVSQPSKPYAMSLVLVDSDGMRIEAVIRKGMIQKFKRLIVEGQVYKIVYFNVVENDGAYRASPHEFKIVFNGRTKVERDQSDIIPLNSFYFKNSEEISATLGESDVLVDMIGLVTAISTEKQYVKGGNVNKIIVLELTDDS is encoded by the exons ATGTCTCCAGTTTCTCAACCATCAAAACCATATGCTATGAGTTTGGTCTTGGTTGATTCTGAT GGTATGAGGATTGAAGCGGTCATACGTAAAGGCATGATCCAGAAATTCAAGAGGCTGATTGTTGAGGGCCAAGTTTACAAAATAGTATACTTCAATGTTGTTGAAAATGATGGAGCTTATCGTGCATCCCCACATGAGTTCAAGATTGTGTTTAATGGTAGGACAAAGGTGGAACGTGACCAATCTGATATCATACCATTGAACTCTTTCTACTTCAAGAACTCTGAAGAAATCTCTGCTACCCTTGGTGAATCAGATGTTTTGGTTG ATATGATTGGGTTGGTTACTGCTATATCTACTGAAAAGCAATATGTGAAGGGTGGTAATGTTAATAAGATTATTGTGTTGGAGCTCACTGATGATAG ttaa
- the LOC130735242 gene encoding uncharacterized protein LOC130735242 yields MGDGEYPAEIYGLIGTKLIFIVEKLADHGSKYDHSYKVKSICADETLVEAFNDNENVQTANNVQSSDVEGSNLTPENSDTITQLGPNVISLDDILPGDGSAVYSSVGSGSGLEASSSKPSKKMRLRGTKVEKL; encoded by the exons ATGGGAGATGGGGAATATCCTGCTGAAATTTATGGTCTGATAGGTACAAAGCTGATTTTCATTGTTGAAAAGTTAGCTGACCATGGTTCAAAGTATGATCATTCTTACAAGGTGAAGAGTATATGTGCTGATGAGACTTTAGTGGAAGCTTTTAATGACAATGAGAATGTTCAAACTGCAAACAAT GTTCAATCAAGTGATGTTGAAGGATCAAACTTAACTCCTGAAAATTCTGACACTATAACACAGCTTGGCCCCAATGTTATTTCTTTGGATGACATCTTACCTGGTGATGGGTCTGCTGTATATTCATCAGTTGGAAGTGGTAGTGGATTGGAAGCAAGTTCTAGCAAGCCTTCCAAAAAAATGCGTCTGAGGGGAACGAAAGTGGAAAAGCTGTGA
- the LOC130736011 gene encoding uncharacterized protein LOC130736011, producing MDPVVTPFHTLSQLSLWPHIWTIKVRVIGFWKTPEDMMESSHSSLNMVLIDREAVKIEAYVCKEDPMTKNIVPGCVYKFSIFQVTCNHGDNRVTNHRYKLLLHSRTLIFPSVEPSIPFDGYDFLDIGHIRRNFDTFTYLIDIAGLVSSASKEKLLIKNNTMHKMITVELVDTGGRMRCLFVGDIVSMFVQYLCSNWTSKFVVGLQFAALKYVEGKLMVKSIPNVTKLHLNPIVEEQSAFAERFRGFEIEEPVAYIGYRDIRLNLQDDFINLHPAKTLAQLIHTKERGVFIVRARIVSVIKGAGWAYPSCRCYTELKSVNDGYSCSRCFRNMVKMIHRYRVKVEVYDGLESAVFVLGDPEAMQIIERACEEFVYVSQQPLAANFPREIEDKLVGAEVLFKIRNDTGSLYNGHCCYDVLRICSDTETMDLFTPNCSSITPLKSKFVPPFTYLEEDSVEAAAGAENVVSFDEDELMSDMQYHGTQFEGYPSEESTARSVTPMTGVLPLRRKLFHGSEFGDGKEPDGIQVKEGVHEEFLATVE from the exons ATGGATCCTGTTGTGACGCCCTTCCACACGTTAAGCCAACTTTCATTGTGGCCACATATCTGGACAATTAAAGTTCGTGTAATTGGTTTTTGGAAGACTCCTGAAGATATGATGGAATCAAGTCATTCATCCTTGAACATGGTTTTGATAGACCGTGAG GCTGTCAAGATTGAAGCATATGTATGCAAGGAAGACCCAATGACTAAGAACATAGTTCCTGGTTGTGTCTATAAGTTTTCAATTTTCCAGGTTACTTGCAACCATGGTGATAATCGTGTAACAAACCATCGTTACAAGCTGCTCTTGCACTCTCGCACTTTGATTTTCCCCTCTGTGGAACCAAGTATCCCTTTTGATGGATATGATTTTCTTGACATTGGGCATATTCGAAGGAACTTTGACACATTTACCTACCTGATAG ATATTGCTGGGCTGGTTTCTTCCGCATCTAAGGAGAAGCTGCTTATAAAGAATAATACCATGCATAAAATGATTACTGTGGAACTTGTTGACACAGG GGGGAGGATGCGTTGTTTATTTGTCGGAGACATTGTTTCGATGTTTGTTCAGTACCTGTGCTCTAATTGGACTTCAAAATTTGTTGTTGGGCTGCAATTTGCTGCACTTAAATATGTTGAAG GGAAACTTATGGTTAAAAGTATTCCTAATGTCACCAAGCTTCACCTGAATCCTATTGTAGAAGAGCAGTCAGCTTTTGCTGAGAG ATTTAGGGGCTTTGAAATTGAAGAGCCGGTTGCATATATTGGGTATCGTGATATTCGTTTGAACTTGCAAGATGATTTTATTAACTTGCATCCAGCTAAAACATTAGCCCAGCTTATTCACACAAAGGAG AGGGGTGTGTTCATTGTTCGGGCTCGCATTGTGTCTGTCATTAAAGGTGCTGGCTGGGCATACCCTTCTTGCCGCTGCTATACTGAACTGAAATCTGTCAACGATGGTTATAGTTGTAGTCGTTGTTTTAGGAACATGGTGAAAATGATTCATAG GTATCGTGTTAAGGTTGAGGTTTATGATGGGCTTGAAAGTGCTGTGTTTGTTTTGGGTGATCCAGAAGCTATGCAGATCATTGAAAGAGCTTGTGAAGAATTTGTATATGTATCTCAG CAACCTTTGGCAGCCAACTTTCCACGTGAGATTGAAGACAAATTGGTTGGTGCAGAAGTTTTATTCAAGATTCGTAATGATACTGGAAGCCTCTATAATGGTCACTGCTGTTATGATGTTCTTCGAATTTGTTCTGATACTGAAACAATGGACTTGTTTACTCCTAACTGCTCAAGTATTACACCATTGAAG TCTAAGTTTGTTCCTCCTTTCACTTATCTGGAGGAAGACAGTGTGGAAGCTGCTGCTGGTGCAGAAAATGTTGTTAgctttgatgaagatgagctgatgAGTGATATGCAGTACCATGGAACTCAGTTTGAAGGTTATCCTTCCGAGGAATCAACTGCTCGCAGCGTCACTCCAATGACTGGTGTCCTGCCTTTAAGGAGGAAATTATTTCATGGATCTGAATTTGGTGATGGCAAGGAACCTGATGGCATTCAAGTTAAAGAAGGAGTGCATGAGGAATTTCTTGCTACTGTGGAATGA